The Miscanthus floridulus cultivar M001 chromosome 17, ASM1932011v1, whole genome shotgun sequence genome has a window encoding:
- the LOC136514950 gene encoding DNA polymerase alpha catalytic subunit-like has translation MIDIDYCLSQQIHPVVSRLCASIQGTSPAHLAECLGLDSAKFQSRVTESSNQDTSTMLLSVINDEDERYRGCEPLRLSCPSCSGTFDCLPVSSLITSSTSVSDPNDVLCKTLLDDVLCKTRLYVIYVLISM, from the exons ATGATTGACATTGACTATTGTTTGTCACAACAG ATTCATCCTGTTGTTTCTCGTCTGTGTGCTTCCATTCAGGGTACTAGTCCAGCTCATCTGGCTGAATGTCTGGGACTTGATTCGGCTAAG TTCCAATCAAGAGTGACTGAGTCTAGCAATCAAGATACATCTACGATGCTGTTATCTgtaatcaatgatgaagatgagag ATATCGTGGTTGTGAGCCACTGCGTTTATCATGCCCAAGTTGTTCTGGTACCTTCGACTGCCTCCCTGTATCTAGTCTGATTACTAGTTCTACAAGTGTATCAGATCCAAATGATGTATTGTGCAAGACCTTGTTGGATGATGTACTGTGCAAGACAAGATTGTATGTTATATATGTATTGATCTCCATGTGA